A single region of the Lysinibacillus sp. B2A1 genome encodes:
- a CDS encoding iron transporter FeoB — protein sequence MESRSVLNHSSLKEILAEVKEVSNEDIRDEIVSDIYAKSRSLCNKVVSQQHTALYRSDKLDEIFTSRIWGFPIMLLMLGTIFYITIAGANIPSDMLASLFGYLESKLTYLFEAMHAPEWLHGVLVLGLFRGTGWVISVMLPPMAIFFPIFALLENYGYLPRVAFNMDRLFKRAGGHGKQSLTMAMGFGCNAAAILSTRIIESPRERMLAILTNNFVPCNGRWPTLILLASLFMVTGFTGAAGTFMTAAILIGFVLLGVVVTLTVSWALSKTALKGVPTHYTLELPPFRRPKFWNTILRASIDKAWNVLKRAVIVAAPASILTWIFANIYIGDTSILMHFVNFLDPFGQALGMDGFIMAAFILGLPANEIVIPILIMAYLSQGAMLEIEDLSKLKQVFIDQGWTWLTALNMMLFSLLHFPCGTTLVNIYKETKSSKWTFMSFLIPTAIAIGVTWLIATIVRAFGWV from the coding sequence AGGAGATTTTAGCTGAAGTAAAGGAAGTTTCGAACGAGGACATTCGGGATGAGATCGTTAGCGATATATATGCAAAAAGTAGATCCTTATGTAATAAGGTGGTGTCACAACAGCATACCGCTCTTTACCGATCCGATAAATTAGATGAAATTTTCACATCTCGTATTTGGGGATTCCCAATTATGCTGCTTATGCTAGGCACTATTTTTTATATTACGATTGCTGGGGCAAATATTCCATCCGATATGCTAGCAAGTTTATTTGGCTACCTAGAGAGTAAGCTCACATACCTTTTTGAAGCAATGCACGCGCCTGAGTGGCTCCATGGTGTTTTAGTCCTTGGGCTGTTTAGAGGAACTGGCTGGGTGATTAGTGTGATGCTACCACCAATGGCTATCTTCTTTCCTATCTTTGCATTACTAGAAAACTATGGATACTTACCTCGGGTTGCATTTAACATGGACCGTTTATTTAAACGAGCAGGTGGACATGGAAAGCAGTCTTTAACAATGGCTATGGGCTTTGGCTGTAATGCGGCAGCCATTCTATCTACTAGAATTATAGAATCCCCTCGTGAACGAATGTTAGCGATTTTAACCAATAATTTTGTTCCTTGTAACGGGAGATGGCCAACGCTAATTTTATTAGCCTCGCTCTTTATGGTAACTGGTTTTACAGGAGCAGCTGGCACATTTATGACAGCGGCCATTTTAATAGGATTTGTTTTGCTTGGCGTAGTTGTAACATTAACGGTATCTTGGGCACTTTCTAAAACGGCTTTAAAAGGTGTACCTACTCATTACACGCTAGAGCTTCCACCATTCCGAAGACCAAAGTTTTGGAATACGATTTTGCGAGCAAGTATCGATAAAGCATGGAATGTGTTAAAAAGAGCGGTTATCGTTGCAGCACCAGCCTCTATTTTGACTTGGATTTTCGCTAATATATACATTGGTGATACAAGTATTCTAATGCACTTTGTGAACTTTTTAGATCCATTTGGTCAGGCTTTAGGTATGGATGGCTTTATTATGGCTGCCTTTATTCTGGGACTACCCGCTAATGAAATTGTTATACCTATCCTTATCATGGCTTATTTATCTCAGGGAGCTATGCTTGAAATTGAGGATTTATCGAAGCTTAAGCAAGTATTTATCGATCAAGGCTGGACGTGGCTGACAGCTTTAAATATGATGCTTTTCTCACTCCTACACTTCCCATGTGGAACCACTTTGGTGAATATTTACAAAGAAACAAAGAGTTCAAAATGGACATTTATGTCATTCTTAATTCCAACTGCTATCGCTATCGGTGTAACATGGCTAATTGCAACAATTGTTCGAGCATTTGGCTGGGTATGA